TCACCTCCTCTATTAGAAAGCtcattgtttttctaaataaagacACTTCTGTGTAAAAACAATTCTGGTGATTgctactagaaaaataaaagtctccTTCTTATTAAACATTAAGTTAGACTGACtgaatttctgatttttcagGATGAAAATTATCTCTGACTAAAGCACGAGTACTTATTTACGTATTTTCTAGAAAGAGTGGGATATCTTTCTTAAGACAATCTTTAATCTATACCTATGTGATATGATCCCAAGAAAGCTGTAGCATAGCAAATGGGTCATATCACACATTAATAGTTCCATACTTCTGAAGTACATAACAGCAGAGATAGAAAAGATGAGGTGTTGGAAGATATTAAAACAGAACTTTCATCTTCTGGATTCTAAATTAGCAACGTATTAGAAAGCCATGCCTGGATATCTGTAAACAGCAGAAAGGAGAGCTGCCGCCTCTCTAATTTAATACCAAACCCCCAGGAGTAGTTTACTGTCAGAGTTTTATCATGTATCATGGAGACAAGTATTGGCAGGCTTCCACAAGATCCATATAAGCTTTTATCTCTTCCCTAGATCAGGTCACGTGACAGACAGCTGGATCCTTACACAGGCTTTTACCATCCTTTTAGTAATACACTTGGTGATTGAGTTGAGTCCCATAAATCTAGTCCAGAGTTACAACCCCACCGGGGTTTATCCTGTTGGTCCTCAACCATCCACCACACGTGTGCATTAACATTTCATAAAAACGCCACTTACAGGTCTCTTAAAAGCTTTCTCATTTATAGACTAGAGTCTTCAAAGATCTCTTCTTTCTTGATAACTGAAAATAGTTGTTAGACcttaataataattcaaaaacagaAGATGACTAACTTCTATTCTGCACTAAAATTCCACAATGTTATTCAGGCAGAAACAATGTATCGATATCAAAGTTATTAATAGGTGGCCCTGACTCATTCTTAGGTCTTATCTAGTCCTATAGAATCACAAAACATCAGTAATAATGGTATTTGAAGATTAGTTTAAAATTAGTTAATCCAGTGGTTACAAATTGCTCAGCCATAGAAGAAATCTGGCTTGCAGAGATGTGCAGTTTAGCACACACCATCTTTTTAAACCTTTAGAATTATTTACcgcattttaaaatgtggagatTGCCCATCAGTACTTAAAGATCCGGCTACACTAGGCTGGTGTCCCCATGTGGTAATGATGGCCTGGAGCCTGGAAGCCACCGAGGTCTGTGGACAGGACATGTGTTCGCCAGTTCACCACAGTCCTTAACAAACCATGCTTTATTCATCTAAGTATCCTGCCTGGACTTTGTAAACACTTGAAATGTTGACCTGTGccattttagaaattagaaaatatgagatTAAGAGTGCTGAAATGACTCCTTTAAGAGTGGATAGACAAAAAGTGACAAAGGTACCTGATGTCAAATCTTGTGTCTACACAAGTTTCTTGTGGTTCCTAGAACTTACTCTTCATGAAATTCTACAGCGTTCTAGGGGATACAGTTTGAGGAACTTTGTGCGTTCACTacagtattaattcttttaaatttttttaagttttttaatatgttgttatCTCTATTGTTAACACAGCTTCAGTTTAAACAGcaaatgaggggacttccctggtggtgcagtggttaagaatctgcctgccaatgcagggggcatgggttcgagccctggtcctggaagatcccacatgccttggagcaactaagcgcatgcgccacaactactgagcctgcactctagagcccgtgagccacaactactgaagcccgcatgcctagggcccactcactgcaactactgagtctgcgtgctgcaactactgaagcccgcacacctagaacccatgctccataacaagagtagccaccgcgatgaaaagcccacacactaaaacaaagagtagtccccactcgctgcaactagagaaagcccgcgtgccgtgacgaagacccaacacagccaaaataaataaataaaagttaacaaTAAATGATCAAAAAATTAGTTCTGAATATCTAAATATAGTCCAACACTTTCTTACAGGCTCTAGTTATGTTTTTTGTTCTGTGACaacttttatttagaattttttttaatctaacaaagttaacatcaaaaaagaaaatattaatggtCAGATGAATGCACTTTTTCTTCTGTATCTTGAGCCATTTCAAATAATGGCTATGTTTTTATAACATGAAATGTGTATCTATCTGTCCCCTTCTGTTGAAAACACAAGTTTACCccaagaccaaaaaaagaaaaaatgaaggaaagaaaaagaaaaagtgaatgcTGAGGGTCCTTGGGTTGAGCTACATCAAAAATCCTCGACTTTCACCTGTAGATCTTATCTCCGCTCTCTCGCTCTGCCCCAGGAAGCCGACCTATATCAAGATTCCATGACTTCTGTCTGCTAGTTGTCTCCTACCAATAGAAAGCTGTGCAGCACAGGtaaagaggcagaagaatgaaactagtGTATTTATTCCTCTAAATCTCTCCTTACAAGGTCACCTTAAGCTGGCTGTATCCTCAGTCCAGAGGTCAATACCCCATTCATGGTGACACCCTACACAACTTATTCCTTCCGAACTAAAGAGACCATTCCCTCTCCTTGTTTCTTTAGACCTAGGGGCTGATGACATCTTGGTTGCTACTGAGCTCTAGGTCAATGCACCATTCCTCTAGTTCCCCCTTCCTGCAGCTTTGTAAATAGTCACTTTGTAAACAAACTGTCCTTGAATTCCCTATTCTAAATGTgctgttcgggcttccctggtggcgcagtggttaggaatctgcctgtcaacacaggggacacgggttcaagccctggtctgggaagatcccacctgccacagagcaactaagtctgtgcgccacaactactgagcccacgtgccaccactacagaagcccgcgcgcctagagcccatgcttggcaacgagaagccactgcagtgagaagcccacacaccgcgacaaaaagtagcccccgttcgttgcaactagagaaagcctgtgcgcagcaatgaagacccaacgcagccaaaaataataaaataaaattgtttttaatgttctgttCATATTAAGATCCAGACTAACAAGAGccacattttatttgtataatattttttaaattaatataaacaaaGTGAAGTACTAGATGAATGTAAATAGTATGCACGATCACCAGAAGAAGCCAAAAGGAACTTCAGCTAGAAGCAATTAATCAAGAGATTTCTAAACAAACACAATTTCCTCTCTGAGACGAATTATAGTAAGATCTGTTAATATAATTCTTTCACCTCCACAAAACATATTTTTGCTAGTTCATatctcttttaaagatttttcccaCTTCATTAAATTAATACATGCATTATTCCATCTTCTTCCATCCACAAGCCCATTTCCAAGAAGCAGCTATTCTACCCCTATATcatttttgcttgattttttcttccatatcttttaataatatgtttctcattctatttcctcatttataaattttacatataacCTAATTTATTATAAGTGAGGAATGAGCTGGCTCACCACCAACCCCCTGCCAACCAgttgttatatttctattttgagtTCCTCATATAGTTACTTTGTATACTTAGTAAAATACTAACATCtctattctttatttctacaGCTGTGGACAGTATATTGTATAGCAGTAAACCAAATGCATACTTTGGCCAAATACCAATGCAAACCCAAATGTGCCATATCCATAatttttcttcccactttttaAGAAGATATTAATGACCATAGTTTTCATCTCAGCATCACTCTGTTCTTTTCTCCTGCAATTTCTATCATCTGTGTAATAATTTTTGCAATGTCAAGCTCAATAGTAGATACATATGATTAATTCTTCGATGCTTTATCTGTAAGTTGGTGTAAAGGATGAAAGTCAATAAGAGTATTAAGAACATAAATGTACTTCTCTGCTGATCCAAGCAGTGTAGATTGATTATTGTGATATGTTTTTCACAGTTTTCTAATTGTAgtgatttttctttgcctttatgcCAGCACCAGTTGATATAAAATAATAGGTGTTCTATTGAATCCCCCTTTCTCCTGCTGCCTCAGTGTAAACTGGCTGAACTCCAGGCCTGCTGCATAACTGTAGTTCAGTGGTTTCCCTTCACTGTTCTAGAGACAAGTTGGCTCCACTATTTCAAGGATGCCAAGATTTTTTATGTCttaattttcttccccttttggATATAATCCAACCTCAAATAACCTCCCTTTCAAGGGTGCAGGAAATTTTCTATGACTCTTAAGACATTATTCATTAGAAGTTTAAAGCTCTTTCTTCACTGTCTTCCAACATTCAACGTTGTTGATGGAAAATATGATCCCAGACTTGTCATGTTTCTGtaggtcacattttttttctcaagaaaaattTGAGAGTCTTCTCTTTACCCTTTGTAATTTGAATTTTCACAGTGATGTGTCTGGGGATGTGTCTTCATTCATTGTACTGAGAACTCAGTGCTGTCTTTAACTATTTCTAGCACTAAGAAATTaccttgtattttttatttgacaATGTTCTCCATTCcattctctttgtcctttttttctggaattccaggtcttggatttttttctgtctcttaaatTATGCATCTCTTTTAGCTTTGTACTactttctgtttaatttcttaCCTTTATCTCCCAGagtttctattaaattttttctagCAGTATTTTGGTACCCTCAGGGTCAGTGCCTTGGACAATTCCCTTGGAAGCAATATCACAGAGACTACCAAGGACATTGGCATGGTGAGGGCAACAGACACTAACCTAGtgtgagagagaagagggagcgGGAGTGGAAAAATGAACGAATCCCACAGACCTCTGAAGTAACCATGCAAAGTATGTGAATAAGGAAGGAAACCAAATTTAATGggcatttattaaattatttgccCAGCACTGTTGTCCTGGATTTCTTCATTAACATTCCTGCccctctacacacacatacacacacacacacacacacacacacacatacacacacacacaccccaacatgACTATGGCTACAGTAAGCTGCCATGTCCTGGAGCTTGGCTTCATCACTGTTGTCCTCACCTCATTGGTTCAAGGTGGATATCTGAGCCAAAATTAGTTCATCAATCCCTTCTTCAAAGACTTTTTTTagcaaactttttattttagactagttgtagatttacagaaaagttatgaAGATAGTATATCCCTATACACTCTTTCCCCTATTTTAACATcctacattagtatggtacatttttTGCAATTAATGAACCCTTATGGtacattatattaatattttccttatattttatgaCCCTGacaggttttttgggggtttttttaatataatttaaatacatttttaatgtaaaaaggcATAAAATTTCCTTTATAGACAACTTCTCATTTATCTACCATGTAATGTCAAATGTGCCTGTAATCCCATAAAATAAGTATGATTCTTATGAGAGAACAGAGCCAGATCAAATGCATCATTAGGAAAAAACATGCATACTAGACTGAATTCTACTGAGGACAAAGGCCATTACTTTAAATACTTTTCAATTCCCCAGTTCCTGATGGGGTTCTCAGAACAGAGTTTCTTGGTTAATGAATAGCAAATTGATTTATTGGTTAAATTAGCAACTATGGAGCTTCCTGACAACATCATAAAATTAGTGGATAACTCACCAGAAACTGGCTTctagatttgcattttaattacTACTTTGAAACAACATAATTTAGTACCAAAAGTTTAAACACCCAATATAATTTCTAGACTGTGAAATCAGCATTATTTATATCTCATCAGCTATACAAAACtcatcaatttttcttttgaaaacagtaGTAGAAATCCCAAAGAATAAGGGAGAGACTACTAATTAAAGGTCATGTTTACTAATCTAGCACCATAATTCCATTCTCAGGACCTCCCAAGTgggtggaaggaggaagggaagaagtgagGATGTTGGAAAAGTAAGGGCTGTTCTTAACTTGTGGCCCCATTTGTGCTGTAAGGCAATGCAGGGTCTAGCAAAGAAGAAAATTGCTGAGGCTGgagatgaaaacaaaatcttttgGTTCAGATGGTAAAGGAGGCCCTCAAGAACAGTAGAATCAGTTTATCCAGGAGGCAGTGCTGGAGTCGGCCTCATGAACTAGGGGGTTTCTTCTTGGCATCCAcgtcctttttaatttcttcaagttTTTTAGCCAGGTTTGGTTTGTCATAGTTCTGAGCCAGATACATTCCCACCACGTTGCCAAGAGTAAATCCAAGCAGGAACTGGAGCATAATATCGGTAAGGAAGACTCGTAGGTCAGCTGCAGCTCTGTGGGCACCCTGacagttttaaaatcagatattATGTAAAATGTCCCTCAGTTGAAATTTATCTGATATTCTTCTAATGATTAGACTGGAGTTGCTGGTTTTGAGGAGAAAGACTACAGAGGTAAACTGTCATTCTCATTACAAAATATCAAGAGTCCttactatcaacatgacttaccactgttgttaatctttttttaaattatttatttatttatttattcttggttgctttgggtcttcgttgctccaccgggcttttctctagttgcagcaagcgggggctactctttgttgcggtgcgcgggcttctcattgtggtggcttctcttgttgtggagcgcaggctctaggcacgcaggctttggTAGtcgtggcatgggggctcagtagctgtggctcgcgggctctacagtgcaggctcagtagttgtggcacacaggcttagttgctcccagCATGTAggatcgtcctggaccagggattgaacccatgtccccagcattggcaggcagattcttaaccactgcaccaccagggaagtcccactgttgTTAATCTTAATCACCTGGTTGAGGTAGTATTTGTCTGTTTtccccactgtaaagttactctttttctcccttttcatattGTAGTATTTGGAAGTCACTATGTGAAACTCATACTTAAGAAGTAGGAagttgggcttccccggtggcgcagtggttgagagtccacctgccgatgcaggggacgcaggttcgtgccccggtccggaaagatcccacatgccgcggagcagcagagcctgcgcctccggagcctgtgctcggcaacgggagagggcacaacggtgagaggcccgcgtaccgaaaaaaaaaaaaaaaaaaaaaagaagtaggaagtTATTTTCCATCTACTTAAGGACACAGTATCTACATCAATTATTCGGAATTTTTCTGCACGGgagatttgtcttttttccttatttatttatttaatcactaTATTAGCATGAgttcatagatatttattttacacGTTGAGTTTTAATTCAATACCACTTTTTTGGTTGCTCGAATTTTTCTAGTTTTGGCCATTGGCAGCTCTTGGCCCAAGGATTTTTGACCTGATTATAAGAGACTTTCTGGCTGGCTGAGCATATTTTATGTAAAACTTGAAAGTTGTTGGAAGCCAAACTTTTTCTGTCAGATTACAAAAGTGATGAAGTCAAGTatgcaaagagaaaggaaagaattaagcAAATGTAGcttaaaaagccaaaaaagaaCTCAAAGCATATAGCTTTTTGCCCTCACTTCTTTTGTTAGACCTACATCCTGAGATCCTGGTTTCCCAGCCTGAGATTTTTTGTGCCTCCAGTTTCCGCAAAcaaaatcatctttctttctttattttaatttgatcTATTTCTTTGAAGAGTTAAAACAACTGCAGGAAGGTACTGCATTATTCAGGTGAGGGCACAGGTGACGAAATTTTGAGAAATAAGTATTAATGTGATCCCTTTGATAACTAAAGACCCAGAGTTCAGTTGCACTTCCCTCAGTTCCTATCCTATTCTGCCATCCACAGTCTGTCCTGGAGGCCTCTGATGATGATGACTGCAACTAACACGCTTAGCTCTGCCCACCCTCGGAATCAATAAGGTCCAGGTGGTACATCAGGAGTCCTTTGCTTCTAAATTGAATTGAGAGCCCCTGGAGTCTAAATAAGCCCTTGCCAGAAGCTTCCAAGCTAACATGGAAAACCAGCACTGATCAAAGGACTCATAGCATGGGTCCATCTCTCCTGGACATCTCAGGAAAACTGATGCTGATGGAATTGGTCTGATGTAATCCGAGACTGCATCTCCACTTAGGTCTCCATCTCCTTGTCTGCCAACACCTCTTCTGCTGCTCTGGTCAGTTTTACTGGTAATATTCCTACTACCTCCACTTTATCTCCTCCCACTCAATCcaacttcttcttttctgtaatatattttgtcccattttctTCAATCCTTAGTGGAAAGTCCCAAAATATCACATTGGTCCTGGGTGTTCGCATATTATACTCTATATTATGATGACAGTATaagatttgaaaagaaatttcattCTATTTCAACAAACTTTTAAGGTAGATATTATTTATCTCACAAACTAGGAAACGGTCATTCAGAGAGATTTGTTGACTTGTCCGACACAATATATAGTGAAGCTGGCGTTCAACCAAGGTCTTTGGATTCCAAGAATAGTGCTCATTCCACAATACCACACTGCATGCGTTAACATGTTACTGTGTTAAACTGAAATCTTATACTTTGGTTGAAGGGAAGATATAGTGACCTTATGTGATAGCCTTCTTAGCATAGTCAAGAAAACCATCAGATCTGCAGGTATTACCAACACAGCATCCACCTAGatcatcattttacagaaatTTTGAGAGCAaattcttcctttcacaaatattttgtaGTAGGTATGAGAAAGTTAAAGGAGCAATCtggcttaatatttttaataacgtAATAACAACTGAAAACATGATTACAACTTTATCTTCTTTAgataaactataattcaaaacaCTTATGTATTTTAGGAGTTGgattggattttgtttttaactggaAGTTAAAAGCCAGCTCCATCTAAAAGTTATATTAAGGGCTTTAGTACAAACTTGTCTGGACTGGGAGATTTACTAAAGGCCATTTATTTAATAGTTATGCATATTTCAAATAAAGTTGCTGAATTAGCGTTCCATTGCTGTTCCAACAatttcagtggtttaaaacaatacaaatgtattatcttacagttctgacCTGGGTCTCAACAACCTAAAATCAGatgctgtgttcctttctggagtctCTAGGGGAGGATCCATTTCCAAGGTCATTCAGGTTTTTAGCAGAATTCAGCTCCCTGTAGTTGTAGGACTGACGTCCTCATGTCCTTTCTAGCTGTCTGCTGAGAGCCCTTTCCTGCATTCCTTTGCTCTCAGCCCCcgtcctccatcttcaaaaccaccAGTGGTGGGTGGAGTCCTTCCCAGTCTTCAAATCTCTCCTCCTTCTGTCTTGTCTCTCTGACCCAGcctggaaatgttttatatactcATTAGATTAGACTGAGTCTCCACAGGTGATCCAGGACAATCACCTCATTTCAAAGTCTATTCCTTTCATCGCATCAGCAAAGATTCTTtggccatgtaaggtaacatattcacaggttccaggcatTAAGGCATGAGCCTGTTTGGGGGCCATTACTCTGCCTACCACAGCTGTACAATCACTGTAACTTTCAACCACATAGACTTTTAAACTCCTCACATTTATTTGctgtattaaaataaacaaaaaatgttttaaacttttttcttcattctgaagTGTTTCTTaattccccccaaaaaaatgtaTGCTGTGTACATAAAATTTAAGTGAATTTATACAAGAATTTCATTcatattaaattttctaaaacattttcatgaacAACACATTTGATAAGTTCTGTTTGCCTTCTTTTCACTTCTCCATACAACCCTCCACTGACTTAATTTGATTTCAGAAGGATTTAGGGctgctttctctcttcttgaATGTTGAAATTATGCTGTCACAGCAGTAGACTTCCTGAGGAATAAGAATCACTTGTGCTCTTCTCTATATGAGGAAATTAGAACTGTAAATTTTACAATACCAGAGATTATTCCATCTTTGAACAATGACTAGTTAGCTTTCAGTAATGTTACCTCACTCCTACTCAACcttaataaaacatataaaatactgCTTAACTAACAATAATTGATTTTTCCATTAATCAGTTACCCAGAAAATGCGTTATATAACTCTCTACTTCTTTTCTTTGTCAATACTTAGCAACTTAGCTCCTATATTAGAAAGGTGGGAAGAAACTAAAGGTACAATTGAAAATCAGTTGGTATTTTTGTAATTCTTTAGTAGCTCTGGTAAAGGATGGATATTATGTTGCAATTCTAATATGTGGGTTAaatgaaacatctttttcttttcttactttgtcTTCAACTATCTTCCCCACAATCTTATGCACAAATAGCTTCAAATATCATGTCGATGCAGGTGACTCTAAAATCTGTACTGCCAGGCAGTCGAATGGCCCATTCTCCCCTTCCTAAAAGCTGTATTTGAACACTTATTAACTCAAACTCAAAACATCAGAAACGTTAGTCATCGATTTTACTCTCATTATAATTACTGTACTTAGAGAGTTGAAGAGGGAGAGAACAAAGAAGGCTGGACAAGAACTCTTTGGTAGAATGTCTGAGAAATTCACAGAGATGAGGAATTTGCTCACATAGTATCGGAAAGTGAATCAGTTCCCTACAGCAGTGCTGACTTCTACACACAACTTAAGGAGAAAGAGAACTGAGATGAGGTCACTGGTAAATTAGCAAATGGCTCTTCTAAAGGTAGTGACAATTCATCCTCCTGGAATAATATATGAGGACCATTTGgggaaagatggaaagaatggGGTGAAAAACAGGGAATGCAGCCAGAGTGACGGATTGATGTCCTCAAGATATAAATCTGATCATGTCTCCACCCTCCATCTCTTGAGACAGGGCTAGTTCACCACGCAGGCTACTGCCCTTGGAGTCTTCCACGTCTTATAGAAACATGGAAAGACACCTTTGTTCTTGATAATGTTTGATGAGTTCCTTGTACACCAGCAAGCTCTTTAGGCCTGCAGCAGTGGAGACAGTGCCAGAGAGTCCAGGCATTAGCCAATGGCATGGAGACTGCCACACTAGAGTGCCGCACGCAGAGCTGGTCTGTCTGTGAGCTCTCTAGGGAGGAAGACACACACAGCCAGCTTCATGGCTTCTACTCCCCCTGGTGCTGGCATCAGATCCAGGCAGGGGAAAGGAGATACAGATAAGTAGTAAGTTAGCCACCACATGCAAAGATCTTAAAGTTCAGAGAACCTAGGGAATCAACTATCCTAGCAATGCATTGCACAATGCCTCCTTAATCATACTGGAATTTCTCATTCCACTCTATCTGCTTGTATTTACCTATTGCTATCTAGTAAATGATCCccaaatttaatggcttaaaacaacaagcatttattatcccagtttctgtgggtcagaactTAGTTATGTGATTCTGGCACagagtctctcatgaggttgcaatCAAGATGTCAGCCAGAACTACAGTggtctgaaggcttgactggagcTGGTTCACTTCCACGCTCACTCATCACTCATACAGCTATTGGCCAGAAGCTTCAATTCTTTGTCATATGATACTTTCCACAGAGCATAGAGTAAGTGAGCTGAGAGAAAGagcaaccacaaaaaaaaaaagtaaaatatattttgtgactCTCACAACCTCTGGGAAGGCCAAAGCATCAATCTTAGGAATTCCACAGGCAAAAACAGCACCCAAACCAGTAGGACTGCCCCACTGGTGATCTCTCAGATGGCATTACTGGATACAGATACTGCAGTTCAAGCCACTGATACCAAACACTAAAAACCAGAATCTCCACCACAGATTTCCCTCAAAGCCACATGCCACCATTTCCCTTAACAGGAAAGAGTGGATTCTGTACGGCACACAATGCTCAAGGTCAATCCTTCCATGTCAGAATGTGAAGCACTTCATTGGTGAAGCCAGTGCCTATGCCCCAAGTGCAAAAGGAAACTGGGAAAATTCATTTCTGATTCCTATCTGGGGGAATATTACCCCCCAATATAATATGGAAAATTTCCCAAACTAAAATAGGGTACTCTAATGATGCTGACAAAAACAAAGCCTAAAAGAGTGTACTCCACTTAGTTTCCCAAAATCAACAAACACCCTCTTCTATACTTAATCttgcaaacaacaacaaacataattcttttttttttttttttttttttttttcctgcggtacgcgggcctctcactgttgtggcctctcccgttgcggagcacaggctccggacgcgcaggctcagcggccatggctcacgggcctagccgctccgggcatgtgggatcttcccagaccgggtcacgaacccgtgtcccctgcattggcaggc
This Phocoena sinus isolate mPhoSin1 chromosome 4, mPhoSin1.pri, whole genome shotgun sequence DNA region includes the following protein-coding sequences:
- the LOC116753351 gene encoding short transmembrane mitochondrial protein 1-like, encoding MLQFLLGFTLGNVVGMYLAQNYDKPNLAKKLEEIKKDVDAKKKPPSS